The Saccharopolyspora gloriosae genome has a segment encoding these proteins:
- a CDS encoding dienelactone hydrolase family protein, with amino-acid sequence MTATSPSSPTTGRLRGRRSLIALTALLGMLAGGSPIAHAADDSYQRGPDPTDESIEAPLGSFDVEQEVVSRISADGFGGGTIYYPTDTSEGTFGAVAVSPGYTGDQSTMSWYGPRLASQGFVVFTIDTLSPYDRPDSRADQLLAALDHLSTEPAVRDRIDPDRLGVMGHSMGGGGSLQATVNDPDLKASIPLTPWNTVQDWSAVRTPTLIIGAENDTVAPVDTHSEPFYESLPDSPDKAYLELAGAGHLAPNADNTTIAKSSIAWLKRFVDEDTRYDRFLCPPPSGSEIAEYRDTCPID; translated from the coding sequence ATGACTGCAACGTCGCCCTCATCTCCCACCACCGGCCGGCTCCGCGGGCGCCGGAGTCTGATCGCCCTGACGGCGCTGCTCGGCATGCTGGCCGGTGGCTCGCCGATCGCCCACGCCGCCGACGACTCCTACCAGCGCGGACCCGACCCGACCGACGAGAGCATCGAAGCCCCCCTCGGTTCGTTCGACGTCGAGCAGGAAGTCGTGTCCCGCATCAGCGCCGACGGGTTCGGCGGTGGCACGATCTACTACCCCACCGACACCTCCGAAGGCACCTTCGGCGCCGTGGCCGTCTCCCCCGGCTACACCGGGGACCAGTCCACGATGTCCTGGTACGGCCCCAGGTTGGCGTCGCAAGGCTTCGTGGTGTTCACGATCGACACCCTCAGCCCCTACGACCGTCCCGATTCGCGGGCCGACCAGCTGCTCGCCGCGCTCGACCACCTGAGCACCGAGCCCGCCGTGCGCGACCGCATCGACCCGGATCGGCTCGGCGTGATGGGCCATTCGATGGGCGGTGGCGGCTCGCTGCAGGCGACCGTCAACGACCCGGACTTGAAGGCCTCGATTCCGCTGACGCCCTGGAACACCGTGCAGGACTGGTCGGCGGTGCGGACGCCGACGCTCATCATCGGCGCCGAGAACGACACCGTCGCTCCGGTCGACACCCACTCGGAACCGTTCTACGAGAGCCTGCCCGACTCACCGGACAAGGCGTACCTGGAGCTGGCCGGGGCCGGGCACCTCGCCCCGAACGCCGACAACACGACCATCGCGAAGTCCAGCATCGCCTGGCTGAAGCGCTTCGTCGACGAGGACACCCGCTACGACCGGTTCCTGTGCCCGCCGCCGAGCGGTTCGGAGATCGCGGAGTACCGGGACACCTGCCCGATCGACTGA
- a CDS encoding AAA family ATPase: protein MSPLAVFVSGAPASGKTTLAGALAERLGAALLDLDVVTGPLTTLLGEVSGAGAAPDHPWMREHARGARYESLLGTALDTLRAGTSAVLVAPFTAERADPRRWEATAERVRAVGADPLLVWVDCPPELIVSRMRHRAAARDANKPAEPAARTEPPTTPHVRVDATRPIAEQLAELDLCGPSERNPACLEATSRSTTWPPRPE from the coding sequence ATGAGTCCGCTCGCCGTGTTCGTCTCCGGTGCTCCGGCCAGCGGCAAGACCACGCTGGCCGGGGCGTTGGCCGAGCGGCTGGGCGCCGCGCTGCTCGACCTCGACGTCGTCACCGGGCCGCTGACCACCCTGCTGGGCGAGGTCAGCGGCGCGGGGGCCGCCCCGGACCATCCGTGGATGCGGGAACACGCCCGAGGTGCCCGGTACGAATCCCTGCTGGGTACGGCGTTGGACACGCTGCGAGCCGGAACCTCGGCGGTGCTGGTCGCACCGTTCACCGCCGAACGCGCCGACCCGCGGCGGTGGGAGGCGACCGCCGAACGGGTCCGCGCGGTGGGCGCGGATCCGCTGCTGGTGTGGGTGGACTGCCCACCGGAGCTGATCGTGTCCCGGATGCGCCACCGCGCCGCCGCCCGAGACGCGAACAAGCCGGCCGAACCGGCCGCGCGCACGGAACCGCCGACCACACCCCACGTTAGAGTGGACGCGACCCGGCCGATCGCCGAACAGCTCGCCGAGCTGGACTTGTGCGGCCCGAGCGAAAGGAACCCGGCGTGCCTGGAGGCAACGTCACGCTCTACGACGTGGCCACCGCGGCCGGAGTGA
- a CDS encoding LacI family DNA-binding transcriptional regulator: protein MPARAATLTDVAKEAGVSLATASRALNGSERVVRAELHARTLEAAVRLGYTPNAQAQSMAKGSTDVVGLLVNDISDPYFSTIAAGLAGAAEEHGLLVMLCSTGGRPERELELLAALRRQRGRAIVLAGSRTNDRAHLRELSAQVEPFTESGGRVAAISEPRLPVDTVVVDNRRGSHDLAVELAALGYRRPAVLTGPERLLVSRDRRDGFASGWRKSAEGEPVCVAEEFSRDGGFRAMHRLLDEHPEIDCVFAINDLMALGAMAACRERGVDVPRDLAVAGFDDISTLRDVTPGLTTVRLPLTEMGRMALDLVLNEADGKPRRRKVRGEVVVRESTPRR, encoded by the coding sequence GTGCCGGCACGAGCAGCGACCCTCACCGACGTCGCCAAGGAAGCAGGCGTCTCGCTCGCGACGGCGTCCCGTGCGCTCAACGGCAGCGAGCGCGTCGTACGGGCCGAGTTGCACGCCCGGACGCTGGAGGCCGCCGTCCGGCTCGGCTACACGCCCAACGCCCAGGCCCAGTCGATGGCCAAGGGCTCCACCGACGTGGTGGGGTTGCTGGTCAACGACATCTCGGACCCGTACTTCTCCACCATCGCCGCCGGGCTGGCGGGCGCCGCCGAGGAGCACGGGCTGCTGGTGATGCTGTGCAGCACCGGCGGCAGGCCGGAGCGGGAACTGGAACTGCTCGCGGCACTGCGGCGGCAGCGCGGGCGGGCGATCGTGCTGGCCGGTAGCCGCACCAACGACCGCGCGCACCTACGGGAACTGTCCGCGCAGGTGGAACCGTTCACCGAGTCCGGTGGCCGGGTCGCCGCGATCAGCGAGCCGCGGCTCCCGGTCGACACCGTGGTGGTCGACAACCGCCGGGGGTCGCACGACCTCGCGGTCGAACTCGCCGCGCTGGGCTACCGGCGACCCGCCGTCCTCACCGGACCGGAGCGCCTGCTGGTCTCGCGAGATCGGCGCGACGGTTTCGCCTCCGGCTGGCGGAAATCGGCCGAGGGCGAGCCGGTCTGCGTCGCCGAGGAGTTCAGCCGCGACGGCGGATTCCGGGCGATGCACCGGCTGCTGGACGAGCATCCGGAGATCGACTGCGTGTTCGCCATCAACGACCTGATGGCGCTGGGCGCGATGGCGGCCTGCCGGGAGCGCGGCGTGGACGTTCCGCGTGATCTCGCGGTCGCGGGCTTCGACGACATCTCAACGCTGCGCGACGTCACTCCGGGGCTGACCACGGTCCGGCTGCCGCTGACCGAGATGGGACGCATGGCGCTGGACCTGGTGCTCAACGAAGCCGACGGCAAACCCCGTCGCCGCAAGGTGCGCGGCGAGGTCGTCGTCCGGGAGAGCACTCCGCGGCGCTGA
- a CDS encoding dihydrodipicolinate synthase family protein, translated as MTSLLLPRSDGGFVEHELAAPGNWPEPDSPLRTRVAYAAAHVVPRTLGENVPGAPADIDWDSTLAYRRRIWSYGLGVAEAMDTAQRGMGVGWAQAAELIRRSAAEARAAGGVIAAGAGTDQLDLAGLPAGRSGLDAVLAAYREQLEVVAGSGATVIVMASRALAAVARSAEDYAEVYGALLDEADAPVILHWLGPMFDPSLTGYWGSEDVAVATETFLEIIRARPDKVNGVKVSLLDAEHEIALRQALPDGVRLYTGDDFNYPELIVGEGADHSDALLGIFAAIYPAASAAIQALDRDDPDSARSILDTTEPLGRHIFEAPTFHYKTGIAFLSWLNGHQPGFSLAGGLHAGRSVPHLAEVLRLADHAGLLLDPDLAAGRMRQFLAVNGVRA; from the coding sequence ATGACGTCCCTACTGCTCCCCCGTTCCGACGGCGGCTTCGTCGAACACGAGCTCGCGGCACCCGGGAACTGGCCGGAACCCGATAGTCCACTCAGGACTCGCGTGGCGTATGCGGCGGCGCACGTGGTGCCCCGGACGCTCGGCGAGAACGTGCCGGGAGCTCCGGCGGACATCGACTGGGATTCGACCCTCGCGTATCGGCGGCGCATCTGGTCCTACGGGCTCGGCGTCGCAGAGGCGATGGACACCGCGCAGCGCGGCATGGGCGTCGGCTGGGCGCAGGCCGCCGAACTCATCCGCCGCTCGGCGGCCGAGGCGCGAGCGGCGGGTGGCGTGATCGCCGCCGGAGCGGGAACCGATCAACTCGACCTGGCCGGGCTACCGGCTGGGCGTTCGGGCCTGGACGCGGTGCTGGCGGCCTACCGCGAACAGCTGGAGGTCGTGGCCGGAAGCGGTGCCACGGTCATCGTGATGGCTTCGCGCGCGCTGGCCGCGGTCGCGCGTTCGGCGGAGGACTACGCCGAGGTGTACGGCGCGCTGCTCGACGAGGCCGACGCGCCGGTGATCCTGCACTGGCTGGGACCGATGTTCGACCCGTCGCTCACCGGCTACTGGGGCAGCGAGGACGTGGCGGTGGCGACGGAGACCTTCTTGGAGATCATCCGGGCGCGGCCGGACAAGGTCAACGGCGTGAAGGTCTCACTGCTCGACGCCGAGCACGAGATCGCGCTCCGGCAGGCCCTGCCGGACGGTGTGCGGCTCTACACCGGCGACGACTTCAACTACCCCGAGCTGATCGTGGGCGAGGGCGCGGACCACTCGGACGCGCTGCTGGGCATCTTCGCCGCCATCTACCCCGCCGCGTCCGCCGCGATCCAAGCCCTCGACCGGGACGACCCGGACTCCGCACGATCCATTTTGGACACCACGGAACCGTTGGGGCGACACATCTTCGAGGCGCCCACGTTCCACTACAAGACCGGTATCGCGTTCCTGTCCTGGCTCAACGGCCACCAGCCCGGCTTCTCCCTGGCCGGTGGCCTGCACGCGGGCCGTTCGGTCCCCCACCTCGCGGAAGTCCTCCGGCTGGCCGACCACGCCGGCCTGCTGCTCGATCCCGATCTCGCCGCCGGCCGGATGCGGCAGTTCCTCGCGGTGAACGGAGTGCGGGCATGA
- a CDS encoding substrate-binding domain-containing protein, translating to MALIGDRPDVYTTGERIRGYRSAMESSRVGVDENLVKTGLSSATEARSALDDLLRSLEPPTAVLSSNARCSLGVVPALHARGRPDIAFISFGDFPMAESLYPAVTVVDQAPDLIARTVTEELFKQLDGTTGTGETLTLPLRLNARGSGEIPLSAVGR from the coding sequence ATCGCGCTGATCGGCGACCGGCCCGACGTCTACACCACCGGCGAACGGATCCGCGGCTACCGCAGCGCGATGGAGTCCTCCCGCGTCGGAGTGGACGAAAACCTCGTCAAGACCGGCCTTTCCAGCGCCACGGAAGCACGTAGCGCGCTCGACGATCTGCTCCGCTCGCTGGAGCCGCCGACGGCGGTGCTGTCGTCGAACGCGCGCTGCTCGCTCGGCGTGGTGCCCGCGCTGCACGCCCGCGGACGCCCGGACATCGCGTTCATCAGCTTCGGCGACTTCCCGATGGCGGAGTCGCTGTACCCGGCGGTCACCGTCGTCGACCAGGCCCCCGACCTCATCGCTCGCACCGTCACCGAAGAGCTTTTCAAACAACTCGACGGCACCACGGGAACCGGCGAGACCCTGACCCTCCCCCTCCGACTCAACGCCCGCGGCTCGGGTGAGATCCCGCTGTCGGCGGTGGGGAGGTAG
- a CDS encoding sugar porter family MFS transporter, with translation MATTSLDPAPPSRAAGKAVTGAAIVAALGGLLFGYDTGVISAALLYIAPEFQLSELWQQVVVASLLVGAIVGVGLGGVIADALGRRRTLSITSVVFTAGAIVSALAPDLATLLGSRLLLGFAIGTASLSVPAYIAEIAPPEKRGSLVSINQIMISSGILLSYLSGFVLAEAGAWRWMLGLAGIPSLLMFFGLFRLPESPRWLVSRGRLDEAREVLRRIVGADRVDSELRTLSSAVTAENDVTYRDVLKPAMRPAIYLGIGVAAVNQLVGVNAITYYAPTLLTKAGFGASAAILSSVGIGVANVVFTLVGLLLVDRIGRRPLLLVGLGGVVVSLVGIGLLYAVTDLSGGWGIALVALLITYEAMFSASIGLAMWLINSEIFPTALRGKAGSFGMFTHWGLNLIISLTVLSAFEAFTPSGLFWLYAVFGLIGFCYLKKYLPETRNRTLEEVEAILPARARK, from the coding sequence GTGGCAACCACGTCACTCGATCCCGCACCACCCTCCCGGGCTGCCGGGAAGGCCGTGACCGGAGCCGCGATCGTCGCGGCGCTCGGCGGCCTGCTGTTCGGCTATGACACCGGTGTCATCTCGGCCGCTCTGCTCTACATCGCTCCGGAGTTCCAGCTCTCCGAGCTGTGGCAGCAGGTCGTGGTCGCCTCGCTGCTGGTCGGGGCGATCGTCGGCGTCGGGCTCGGCGGCGTCATCGCCGACGCGCTGGGTCGCAGACGCACCCTGTCGATCACCAGCGTGGTGTTCACCGCCGGCGCGATCGTCTCGGCGTTGGCGCCGGATCTGGCGACGCTGCTCGGTTCGCGCCTGCTGCTCGGTTTCGCCATCGGCACCGCCTCGCTGTCGGTACCCGCCTACATCGCCGAGATCGCGCCGCCGGAAAAGCGCGGCAGCCTGGTGTCGATCAACCAGATCATGATCAGCTCCGGGATCCTGCTGTCCTACCTGTCCGGATTCGTGCTCGCGGAAGCGGGAGCGTGGCGCTGGATGCTGGGACTGGCCGGAATCCCGTCGCTGCTGATGTTCTTCGGCCTGTTCCGGCTGCCGGAGAGTCCGCGCTGGCTGGTCTCGCGCGGGCGGCTGGACGAGGCGCGCGAGGTGCTGCGGCGCATCGTCGGCGCCGACCGCGTCGACTCGGAGCTGCGGACGTTGTCCTCGGCGGTCACCGCCGAGAACGACGTGACCTACCGGGACGTGCTCAAGCCCGCGATGCGCCCGGCGATCTACCTCGGCATCGGCGTGGCCGCGGTGAACCAGCTCGTCGGCGTCAACGCGATCACCTACTACGCGCCGACGCTGTTGACGAAGGCCGGTTTCGGGGCGTCCGCGGCGATCCTGTCGTCGGTGGGCATCGGGGTGGCCAACGTCGTGTTCACCCTCGTCGGCCTGCTGTTGGTGGACCGGATCGGCCGCAGGCCGCTGCTGCTGGTGGGGCTCGGCGGGGTCGTCGTGTCGCTGGTGGGGATCGGACTGCTCTACGCGGTGACCGATCTCAGCGGCGGTTGGGGAATCGCGCTGGTCGCGTTGCTGATCACCTACGAGGCGATGTTCTCGGCGAGCATCGGCCTGGCCATGTGGCTGATCAACAGCGAGATCTTCCCGACCGCGCTGCGCGGCAAGGCGGGCAGCTTCGGCATGTTCACCCACTGGGGCCTGAACCTGATCATCTCGCTGACCGTGCTGAGCGCCTTCGAGGCGTTCACGCCCAGCGGGCTGTTCTGGCTCTACGCGGTGTTCGGCCTGATCGGCTTCTGCTACCTGAAGAAGTACCTGCCGGAGACCCGCAACCGCACGCTGGAAGAGGTCGAGGCGATCCTGCCGGCCAGGGCGCGGAAATGA
- a CDS encoding LacI family DNA-binding transcriptional regulator, translated as MPGGNVTLYDVATAAGVSPKTVSRVINGAAGVSESTRDQVQSTIKELNYRPNFHARSLRVGRDEAIGVVLESLSDPFFAEMASVIEQSALERGHAVLVSSVGGDPEREHGLVESLLQRQVSGLIMVPVSRDQSYLRAVAGSTPVVFADRPARPATELGTTVLGTISARRRPPPGTCCTPGTPGSR; from the coding sequence GTGCCTGGAGGCAACGTCACGCTCTACGACGTGGCCACCGCGGCCGGAGTGAGCCCGAAGACCGTCTCGCGAGTGATCAACGGGGCGGCCGGTGTCTCCGAGAGCACTCGGGACCAGGTGCAGAGCACCATCAAGGAGCTGAACTACCGCCCGAACTTCCACGCCCGCTCGCTGCGGGTGGGCCGCGACGAGGCGATCGGTGTGGTCCTGGAATCGCTGTCGGACCCGTTCTTCGCCGAGATGGCCAGCGTCATCGAGCAGAGCGCGCTGGAGCGCGGCCACGCGGTGCTCGTCTCCAGCGTCGGCGGCGACCCGGAACGCGAGCACGGGCTGGTGGAAAGCCTGCTGCAACGCCAGGTCTCCGGCCTGATCATGGTTCCGGTGAGCCGGGACCAGAGCTACCTGCGGGCCGTCGCGGGCAGCACGCCGGTGGTGTTCGCGGACCGACCGGCCCGCCCCGCGACCGAGCTCGGCACCACCGTCCTCGGGACGATTTCGGCGCGGCGGAGGCCGCCACCAGGCACCTGCTGCACTCCGGGCACACCCGGATCGCGCTGA
- a CDS encoding L-fuculokinase: protein MDFAPTEAVVGVDVGSTEIKVLVADRRGGTLSLRRTPTDWRRASRGHSELPADVLLARVLSTVSSAVQVAERSARGLRVAAVAVTGMAESGVLLDRQGTPLHPIIAWFDQRGGAELTALPGDLTREFSAHTGLPLSPLCSFAKLNWLVEQGLPPREAGRWLNVPEYVAHALGAAAITEPSLASRTGLLDQATQQPWIPALDHLGLAASVLPPLTPAGTPIGKVEHPGVPESVRGAVLGVAGHDHPVASVAGGVWHGEHLFDSCGTSEALLRVASTPLRDDQRERLTDEGIAQGMHVLPDRWILLGGTRGGLLLDQVLALLGRKEQPGRAELDAQWLTAPPDGGSVLVSGAHARSEHVDVRLGEDTSPLRVWSAALSHAMAETDAVIDLMAAEAGPHEHVTAAGGWTRMGSFRAAKQRSLPDVRYSRIDQPSAYGAAIFAARAAAHEDGDSAVSAVDIARLFTDNTLETIGAEP, encoded by the coding sequence GTGGACTTCGCACCGACCGAAGCGGTCGTCGGCGTCGACGTGGGCAGCACGGAGATCAAGGTGCTGGTAGCCGATCGACGCGGCGGGACGTTGAGCCTCCGGCGAACGCCGACGGACTGGCGCCGCGCTTCCCGGGGGCACAGCGAATTGCCCGCCGACGTGCTCCTGGCCAGGGTTCTGTCCACAGTGTCCAGTGCGGTGCAGGTGGCCGAGCGATCCGCCCGCGGCCTCCGCGTCGCGGCGGTCGCGGTGACGGGGATGGCCGAGTCCGGAGTCCTGCTGGATCGGCAGGGCACACCGCTGCACCCGATCATCGCGTGGTTCGACCAGCGCGGCGGAGCCGAACTCACCGCCCTCCCCGGAGACCTGACGCGCGAGTTCAGCGCGCACACGGGACTTCCGCTGAGCCCGCTGTGCTCGTTCGCGAAGCTGAACTGGCTCGTCGAGCAGGGCCTGCCACCGCGCGAAGCGGGGCGCTGGCTCAACGTTCCCGAGTACGTCGCGCACGCGCTGGGAGCGGCGGCGATCACCGAGCCGTCGCTGGCGTCCCGGACCGGACTGCTCGACCAGGCCACTCAGCAGCCGTGGATCCCGGCGCTGGACCACCTCGGGCTCGCCGCTTCGGTGCTGCCGCCGCTCACCCCGGCCGGGACGCCGATCGGGAAGGTCGAGCACCCCGGGGTGCCGGAGTCGGTGCGCGGCGCGGTGCTCGGCGTCGCCGGGCACGATCACCCGGTCGCCTCGGTCGCCGGCGGTGTCTGGCACGGCGAGCACCTCTTCGACTCCTGCGGCACATCCGAGGCCCTGCTGCGCGTCGCATCCACGCCGCTGCGCGATGACCAGCGCGAACGGCTCACCGACGAAGGCATCGCGCAAGGCATGCACGTGCTGCCGGACCGCTGGATCCTGCTCGGCGGCACCCGCGGCGGCCTGCTGCTCGACCAGGTTCTGGCGCTGCTGGGGCGCAAGGAACAACCGGGCCGGGCCGAACTCGACGCGCAGTGGCTCACCGCTCCTCCCGACGGTGGCTCCGTCCTGGTCAGCGGAGCGCACGCGCGCAGCGAGCACGTCGACGTCCGGCTCGGCGAGGACACCAGCCCGCTGCGGGTGTGGTCGGCGGCGCTGTCGCACGCCATGGCGGAGACCGACGCGGTGATCGACCTGATGGCCGCCGAAGCCGGACCGCACGAGCACGTCACCGCGGCCGGCGGCTGGACCCGGATGGGCAGCTTCCGCGCCGCGAAGCAGCGCAGCCTTCCCGACGTGCGCTACTCCCGCATCGACCAGCCCAGCGCCTATGGCGCCGCCATCTTCGCCGCCCGAGCCGCAGCGCACGAGGACGGCGACTCCGCGGTGTCCGCAGTGGACATCGCCCGTCTTTTCACCGACAACACCCTCGAAACCATCGGAGCAGAACCATGA
- a CDS encoding PPOX class F420-dependent oxidoreductase, with amino-acid sequence MSAPPLPDDTIALLRKPNPSTITTLRSDGQPVSAATWYLWENDKVLVNMDEGRKRLDHIRRDPRVTLTVLDNEDWYTHVTLLGRVTELREDTGLTDIDRLAEHYLGTQYHNRDRKRLTALIEIDRWHGWGSHKDSNQAG; translated from the coding sequence ATGTCCGCACCGCCGCTCCCCGACGACACGATCGCCCTGCTGCGCAAACCGAACCCGTCGACCATCACGACGTTGCGCTCGGACGGACAGCCGGTCTCGGCGGCCACCTGGTACCTGTGGGAGAACGACAAGGTGCTGGTCAACATGGACGAGGGCCGCAAGCGGCTGGACCACATCCGCCGTGACCCGAGGGTCACGCTGACCGTGCTCGACAACGAGGACTGGTACACCCACGTCACCCTGCTCGGCCGCGTCACCGAACTGCGCGAGGACACCGGCCTGACCGACATCGACCGGCTGGCCGAGCACTACCTCGGGACCCAGTACCACAACCGGGACCGGAAGCGCCTGACCGCGCTGATCGAGATCGACCGCTGGCACGGCTGGGGCAGCCACAAGGACAGCAACCAGGCCGGCTGA
- a CDS encoding sugar phosphate isomerase/epimerase: MTDDLARLSLNTATTKKWTLSEAVDGAVRAGLPAVGLWRDRVAEAGLKTAAQTVRDAGLRVSSLCRGGFLTAADPAGVRAALEDNRSAIVEAATLGTDALIMVVGGLPDGDRDLTGARARVADRLAELAPFAREHGVRLVLEPLHPMYVADRAVISTLDQALDLARPHPADAVAVVVDAFHVFWDPNLPHSIARAGREHRIASYQVCDFNLPIATDALLSRGMMGDGVIDFTPITRAVADTGYTGDIEVEIFNADIWATPGGEVLTTMTDRYRELVLPHLTPE, encoded by the coding sequence ATGACCGACGACCTGGCGAGGCTGTCGCTCAACACGGCGACGACGAAGAAGTGGACGTTGAGCGAAGCCGTCGACGGCGCGGTGCGAGCCGGACTGCCCGCCGTCGGGCTGTGGCGGGACCGGGTCGCGGAGGCCGGGCTGAAGACCGCTGCCCAGACCGTCCGCGACGCGGGCTTGCGGGTCTCCAGCCTGTGCCGGGGCGGCTTCCTCACCGCCGCCGATCCGGCGGGAGTTCGCGCGGCGCTGGAGGACAATCGGTCGGCGATCGTCGAAGCCGCGACCTTGGGCACCGATGCGTTGATCATGGTGGTGGGCGGTCTCCCCGACGGCGACCGGGACCTGACCGGAGCCCGCGCCCGCGTCGCCGACCGACTCGCCGAACTCGCCCCGTTCGCCCGCGAGCACGGCGTGCGGCTGGTGCTCGAACCCCTGCACCCGATGTACGTGGCCGACCGCGCGGTGATCTCCACCTTGGACCAGGCTCTCGACCTGGCTCGACCGCACCCAGCGGATGCGGTGGCCGTGGTGGTCGACGCCTTCCACGTCTTCTGGGACCCGAACCTGCCGCACAGCATCGCGCGCGCCGGTCGCGAACACCGCATCGCCTCCTACCAGGTGTGCGACTTCAACCTCCCCATCGCGACCGACGCACTCCTGTCGCGCGGCATGATGGGCGACGGCGTCATCGATTTCACCCCGATCACCCGCGCGGTCGCCGACACCGGCTACACCGGCGACATCGAAGTGGAGATCTTCAACGCCGACATCTGGGCCACACCCGGTGGCGAAGTCCTCACGACAATGACCGACCGCTACCGCGAACTCGTCCTGCCCCACCTGACGCCGGAGTGA
- a CDS encoding MFS transporter — translation MTSDTGESRPGAKESRSTSRKAAASGWIGSALEYYDWFVYAQAAALVFPSIFFPEGNPTVALVASLGTYAVGYVARPIGAVVLGHWGDRRGRKNVLVLAMLLMGLSTFAVALLPTYHQVGMLAPVLLVLLRFVQGFAVAGELSGASAMIVENAPFGRRGYYASFSLHGTQAGQVIAAAMFLPLSAFLSDEAFDAWGWRIPFLLSAVVVFAGYVIRRRVDESRIFLEEKQEPSTRRAPIVQVLRDSGMDVLRAACMTLVNVIGVVVSVFGAAYATQPGYGIEMDTSIYLWIPVVANLVALAFIPWFANLSDRFGRRPLMIVGSLGSGVLSYAYLWSISQQNVALTLVLAILTWGLLYQVWNATFAGFFQELFPARTRVTGFAIAQNLGLAITAFLPSIFTLVAPPGSANVPLTVGTLCFAITIVGAVAAWSARETHRIPLEELGSKDAKPVPREEFDRRRAESR, via the coding sequence TTGACCAGCGACACCGGGGAATCCCGCCCGGGAGCGAAGGAATCCCGAAGCACATCCAGAAAAGCGGCGGCGAGCGGCTGGATCGGCAGCGCGCTGGAGTACTACGACTGGTTCGTCTACGCGCAGGCCGCCGCGTTGGTGTTCCCCAGCATCTTCTTCCCCGAGGGCAATCCGACCGTCGCACTGGTCGCCTCACTGGGCACCTACGCCGTCGGTTACGTGGCCCGCCCGATCGGCGCGGTCGTGCTCGGACACTGGGGCGACCGCCGGGGCCGCAAGAACGTGCTGGTCCTGGCGATGCTGCTGATGGGCCTGTCGACTTTCGCGGTCGCCCTGCTGCCCACCTACCACCAGGTCGGCATGCTCGCCCCCGTGCTGCTGGTCCTGCTGCGGTTCGTGCAGGGCTTCGCGGTCGCCGGGGAGCTCAGCGGCGCCAGCGCCATGATCGTGGAGAACGCGCCGTTCGGCCGCCGCGGCTACTACGCGAGCTTCAGCCTGCACGGCACCCAGGCCGGACAGGTCATCGCGGCCGCGATGTTCCTGCCGCTGTCGGCGTTCCTGTCCGACGAGGCCTTCGACGCCTGGGGCTGGCGAATTCCGTTCCTGCTCAGCGCAGTGGTCGTGTTCGCCGGTTACGTCATCCGGCGGCGCGTCGACGAGAGCCGGATCTTCCTGGAGGAAAAGCAGGAACCCAGCACTCGCCGGGCGCCGATCGTCCAGGTGCTGCGGGACAGCGGCATGGACGTGCTGCGCGCGGCGTGCATGACGCTGGTCAACGTGATCGGCGTGGTCGTGTCCGTGTTCGGCGCCGCTTACGCGACGCAGCCCGGATACGGGATCGAGATGGACACCAGCATCTACCTGTGGATTCCGGTGGTGGCGAACCTGGTTGCGCTGGCGTTCATCCCGTGGTTCGCGAACCTCTCCGACCGGTTCGGCCGCCGCCCGCTGATGATCGTGGGCTCGCTGGGCTCCGGGGTGCTGTCCTACGCGTACCTGTGGTCGATCAGCCAGCAGAACGTGGCGCTGACCCTCGTACTGGCCATCCTCACCTGGGGGCTGCTCTACCAGGTGTGGAACGCGACGTTCGCGGGCTTCTTCCAAGAGTTGTTCCCGGCTCGGACGCGAGTCACCGGTTTCGCCATCGCCCAGAACCTCGGGTTGGCGATCACCGCGTTCCTGCCGAGCATCTTCACGCTGGTCGCTCCGCCCGGCTCGGCCAACGTGCCGCTGACCGTCGGGACGCTCTGCTTCGCGATCACGATCGTCGGCGCGGTCGCGGCCTGGTCGGCGCGGGAAACCCACCGCATTCCGCTGGAGGAACTGGGCTCCAAGGACGCGAAACCGGTCCCCCGTGAGGAGTTCGACCGCCGCCGCGCAGAATCGCGGTGA